The Loxodonta africana isolate mLoxAfr1 chromosome 6, mLoxAfr1.hap2, whole genome shotgun sequence genomic interval ctgaagggtgaccctgaggagtgacttcagtactgagttaaaagggaatccagggaccatactctcacgttttctccagtctctgtcagaccagtaagcctggtctttttgtgtgtgtgtgtgagttagaattttgttttacaattttctccagttctgtctggaaccctctattgtgatccccttcagagcagtgggtggtggtagctgggcactatctatttgtgctggattcagtctggtgaaggctgtgatacttatggtctgttagtcctttggactaatctttcccgtgtgtctttggttttgttcattctttcttgctccagatggggtgagaccagtggagtaccttagacgGCCACTtataagtttttaagaccccagatgctactcaccaaagcaggatgtggaatattttctttataaactatgttatggcaattgagctagctgttccctgagaccatggtccccacccctcagcccagtggttcagtccctcaggaagtatggatgtgtctatgaagcatccatgaccttgccttggacaagttgtgctggcttcccccagtattgtgtgttgtcttacccttcacagaattaccacttatctattgtctatttagtatttttctgtccccaccctcccctcctttgtaaccatcaaagattatttctttttgtgtggagCTTTACATTTATTTAATTCTACAACCCTCTAGAGTTGGTTCTAGTATTATGCCCATTCTGTAgtgaagaaaactgaggcataaaaaatgttaaattacTTACCTTGGATAGCAGAGCAGCTAAGTGGTAGAGATGTGATTCAAACCCTGGCAGCCCAGCTGTATCTCCCTTCCTCGCCCCTTATTCCTGTGATCATCTCTTATGGAGGAAAGAGCAGATTCAGTGATTCTGAGAGGCACAGGAAGTGGCAGAACTCTATACCCAAACCCCAGCCTCACCCCAGGACAGGTTCCCAATTCCAGCACTCACCATGGGGTCCCAGGGTAATAAGTATTTCAAAATGCATTCAACACCAGACCAATAAGAGTAGAAATGCATTTTGGAAATATTGTGGCCCACTGTGACCCTTGCACTTTTCTTAAATGACATGATGGAGTATAAAGAGCCCACATGGACATGGTTTATACCTCACCTCTGCCTACTCCCTGTGTGACTGAGAAGGCTATTactttctctgagcttcagtgacCTCAGCCGTAAGATGGAGACACTGACTACACCCAACTCTTTGGTTTGCTGGACAGAGTATGTGCATAAAGGGCCCAGCACAGGGCTGCTCCATAAGCATCATTGCCCCCAACATCAATCAGCCCAGAAGCATAGCCTTGCCCTGCAAGCTCACACCATTTCCCACCAGTCTACCACTCCAGTTCCACACCCCAGTTCTCCCTCCATGCATCAGAGAAGCTCCTTCTTTGAGTTCCTTCctgcggggcggggggcggggaacGGATAGTGGAGGGGTCAAGCGTGGAGGGAGTACCTAAAGAAGCCTGGAAGGCTAGGCCCTGAGCATCAGGTTCCTTTTTCTGGAAGAGGAGGCCAAGTTGCTTAGCAACACAGCTGGAGGTTGTCAGGGAGGCTCCAGGCAGTGCTGTCCTTTTTATCCTGCGTAATGGAGACCTGGGACAATGCTAGATGAGGAGATGAATGGGGAAGTGGAAAGGGTTCTGAACTCTGATGGTAACCTCTAGGCCTCATCTTCCTTTCCTATGATTACCATCCCAACCCCTCCAGCCCTTTCCCCTTGGGTATTTTTACCTTTGACACACAGAGGCAGAGAGACATGTTCCAGAGCCTACCTTGAGCACACATCCATGCAATGACCACCTCTGTGACTATGTGTAGAAGGGTCAGACACAGGCCCATCTTACATTTGTGCTGTGTTTTACACCTTTCCAAGCACATTCATAGACACAATTTCATTGATACTCACAATGACCTCTGATCATGGGATGGTTATTTTTTCTGTATGACagttgagggagaaaaatgtccCAAGGCCCCACAGTGAGGAAATAGCACTCATATTTGCTGCAAATCTCAGGGTATGTCCACTACACCCTGTGACGCGGATGTTAGTACAGGCATGGGCACACACATGTGAGTATACGAGCTCATTTCCTCACAAACAAGACTTGAGGGTTCTTAGGGCCTAGTGTCCCAAGATGTCCAAGATTAGCCTCTCCCCACCCCTGGTCACAAACTAGGTGAGTTGTGGAGGTGAGGTTCAGCTATTCTTCCCTGCTGGCTGGAGGGATCCCTGGAGTGAGATGTAGGGGGACTTGGTCCCCGGACATAGACTTAAGAATGCTGCTCTGCTGGGCCAGGCTGTCACAAGTGTCTATACACTAGCAGCTGAAGCAAGTCCCCTGGCTGGCATTCCAGAGAGAGGCACGTGGGCCTCACTGGGGCCAAGGCCTGGCAGAAAGGAGTAAACACATGTCACCCAGGTCACAGAATAACCCAAGGGAGGCCTGGGCCTCTAGGGTTCCTAACTGCCTCAGGTGCCTGGTCAGAGCAGTCCAGGGTCCCATTCTGAACTCTCTTAATCCCTCGTCAGTATTTATTAATAATGTTGGCTACCATAGCAATAGTTGTCACTGCAACGACAGTAATGTCTTTCCTATCACAGTCATTTGCTAGACACAGCAAGTCAGAGATCGTTGTTTCCATCTGATAGATGAGAAAACTCAAATTTGGAGAGGTTGTCTTAGATCAGcagctaataaatggcagagTAGGGATCAAACTTCTGACTCTTAGTCTTTTGTTCTATACATCATATCATCCTTCCTTTAAATGTCAGGTGGGAGAAAGGAGTCCCATAGGAGCAGACAACCACCTCCTCTTCTCTCCCCAAATTGCACATGCCCAGGACTACGCAAACCAACATGGCTCAGCTGGTGTTCCACATAGGACTGGTGATTTGGATAATTATTCCAAATTAAGTtttatcaatttccaaaatgtgaTTTGAGATGACTTACTATATACTAATTTACACAAAACAGAATACTCGATTTCAAAAAAGACTGATCAAAAAGCAGCTGGTGAAATATGAGAAGAATTTCCATGGAAATCAGGGACAAGGCGAAGATGACTTTTCTAGCCCTTCGAACCTTGTCATCACTGTTACCACTGAACATTATACTAGAGGTCTTTGTCAATGCAAtaggacaagaaaaataaatatattattgtATGTACAAATATTGGAAAGGAAGATATAAAACGTCCTCATTTGCAGACAATATGACTGCCTACCTAGAAAATCCAAGAGATTCAAGTGAAAAACAACTAGAACTAATGAAATTCCAGTAAGATACAAGACCAACAGACAAAAATCTATGGttttcctatgttgttgttgctgttaggtgttgtggagtcagttctgactcatagcgaccccatgtgacagagtagaacttccccatagggttttctagagtgtaatcttcccagaagcagatcgccaggtctttctccagcagagccactgggtgggttctgaccgtcaacctttcagttagcaatcaagggcttaactgtttgcgccatcgGTGCTCCTGGGTTTCTCTATAGCCttgtaatttgttttttgtttttgtttttgtgtgtaataataagaaaaataattaggaataagacaattacaataacaataaaaatatgcTTCTGGATCAATCCAATGAAAGATatggaaaatataaaatggaTAAAAGTATAAATCTTCGTtaaggaacattaaaaaaaaaaaaaggcccaaataaatggaaagacctAGCATGTTCCTGGATGGAAAGAGTAAATATCGAAAAATTGCCACATTTCTTCAAATTGATCTATAAAATTGATACAGTCTCCATTCAAGTCCCAGAGGAATTTTATGGAGCTTGACAGGCTTGGTTCTGAAGTTCTTCTGGACTATGATTAAGAATAGTCAAGACAATTTCAGCAAAAGAACAATAAgcatactacaaagctacagttaTTACAGGTGTGGTTTGGCACAGCAGTAGTCAAGTAGACCAATGGAACCAAGTAGAGCCTTAAAACAGACCTATCGTATATATGGTAATTCAATAAATTATAAAGATGGCATTCACTGGAGGAAATGGTAAACTCTTCAAAAGTCTGAGACAACTTTCTATTAATTGGGGGAAAGCATTAGTTATACCTTCACTATTCATCACGTACAAAACTCAGTTCCAAAATAGATTAAACAGTGAAATAAAAacactataaaaacaccagaataaatttaaaaaatttttttaaatcttgcaaaacaaaaaaccttccaAACCAGCGTTAAACAAGAACATCTGGGAGTTCGTTGCCATAGTTGTGTCCTGAAGATCTATATTTAGTTATACACTTATTGGCAACCAAAGAAAAACATCATGACTGTCACATTTTTTAGTTCACTTATTCATTTAACATTCATTGagagcctactatgtgctaggcactgtgctagttTTCATTGTTTAAATAAAGGGTATAAACAATATCAAGAGACAATTTTCCCCTGGCTTGGTTATCTGGATAAGGGACACTGAGTCTTCCTTGACAGTTAAACAAAAGATAGAGATCCTTTCTTTAAATGGTCTCAGGTGGATCCTGATAAGGTGTGTGCCCGTGTGCCCATCCTGTGTGTATATGTTCACTCTGCGTGTGctgtatgtgtgcacacacatgctgGCCAGGCTAGAGAGCTGTCCCGTCTCCCTTGTTCAGCCAGGGACACTCTTAAACACCCAAGAATTTGGAAACAGCTTGAGGAAGGTTTAAGGAGCAAAGAGACTTGGGAGACGTGTGACAGGGGAGGAGGGTAGGGCCGTAGATTGGTGTTTCTCCACTTCCAGATTTAGATGAGCAGACACACTGCCCAGCCTcactttttttcctcctcctccctccctctctttttttgttgcctcccttcctcccactctcccttccttgataatttttcttctttggtttGCAACCAACCAGAAAACTTAGGAAAATACTAAGAGGAGAGTAAAAATGATCATTCAAAACCCTGCCACTTAGAGTAACaaccattaaaattttaaaacgtCTTTTCAAAAGCCTCTACCCCACAtgcacatgcatgtgcacacacacactcatttaatatatatttattgactGCCTCCTGTGTGCCCAGGTCCCTGAATGGTACAAAGGGtttacactcaactactagcctaaaggttggtggtttgaacccacccagcaacactgcaaaagaaagacctggtgattggcttctttgaagattgcagccaagaaaaccctgtggagtagttcaaCCTTGtgacacatggagtctccatgagtcggaattgacttgacagcaaccttttttttttttttttgtcactgtgtGTCCAGCACTGTGTTAAGGACTGGGGAATATACCAATGAACAAGATAGACATTTTCTTGAGAAGATACACaataaatgctatgaagaaaataaatcagGGATATATGATGGAGGGTGACAGTAAGGCAGGCTTAGATGATGAAGGGATCAGGGAGGAGGTGGCTATTAAGTCAAGATCTGAATAACAAGAAGGGGCCAGCTGTTCAAAGACATCTATCTCTCTCTACCTTTTACATAAATGGAACCATATTATGCTGCTTTTAACCTTCTATTTTCACAATGTCATGGTCGTTTTTTCATGTCACTAAGTATAGATTGATGCATCATTTTTAATGACCTAAAATATCCCAGTAAATATTAATTTGTCATAATTTACTTAGTCTCCTACTGATGTTCATTCAAGCCGTATCTAACTTCTCATTATAAACAATGTTATCATAAGCATTCTTGTGTCAGGTATCTTTGCCCACTTATCTCCTTAGGGTAAATTTCTGGAAATGTGGAAACTGGatcaaagagcataatgcttttCACATTTTGATCCAGAGCCAAACAGCTCTCCAAAAAGACTGAACCAACATGCAAGAGAGGCTCTTTTCCCCATGTTTTCACCACCTTTGGAATTTTCCATTTTATCGTCTTTGTCAGTGTAAGAGGTGAAATATCTCATTATTGCTTTGACTTAGCTCTTTGGTCAGTTGTGAAGTTAAGTatcttttcctgtgtttattGATAATTTACGTTTCTTTTGTGAATTACTTCTGCACATTTTTAGCTATTTTTCTATTGAAAAGTATATTGTGTGGCATATATATTTTCTCAATCTGCTATATGACTTTCAAGCTTATGTATGGtagtttttcttctctctctttctctgacatTCAGAAGTTTCAAATTTTATGGAGTCAGAGGAATCAATCTTTTCCTTTAAGGTCTTAAAAGATGTTCTCCACCCAtctcaaaatggaaataacaataataaaaaattacaCATATTTCCTTCAAGTATGTTTATTCAATATTTGACTACaggcatatattaaaaaaaatttagtgacTGTTTTCTAATTATACAAACAATACACTAATACATTCTcaatgtaaaaaatgaaactccACAGTTAAGGTGAATTTCCCCTAGACAACGTCCCTCCAATCCCAGTTCCTTCCCAGAAGTCACTTATTAAGAGTGATGTGTATCTTTCTTTGCTATCCATACCCAAAAATAAATTATAGTTTAGTTTGATGTGTTTTGCTTTTGTATAAATGACATTCTACTTTATCTATTGTTATTCAACTTTTAACTATATGCTTTGGATATTTCATCCCAGTACATATAATCCAACTCATTCTTTTTTACTAAATACTTCAGTACCCAATAATGGATGAATAGAAGTTTATTTAATCCCTAACCTACTGTGGGTATTTTGGttgattccaattttttttctctccaaacGAGAAGACAATAAAAAATCTCTGTCTCATCTCTGTGCATGTGTTTAGGTATTTCTTCAGGGTCAATACCAGAAATTGGACTTCCTGAGTAAAAAGGCAcgtacatttaaaattttaatagataCTTTCAAGTTGCCCCCTTTTCTAAGGcttttataggtttttttttttcctgctttatttAAACCTTTGATCAATTTGGAATTTATTCTGGAGTAAAAAATGAGGaatgattgtttttttttctccttatgaATAACTAACCAATTGTCTCTAAACTATTTACTGACTAATCTATCTTTTCTCAATAGATTTGAGATGGGGCCTTTATCATATATTAAATCCTCATGTATGCCAGAGTTTAGCTTTGGATTATCTATTCTGTTTTACAGATACGTCTATTCCTGTATTTGGGTGATATATTTTAGCTACTTTAGCTCTGTGATACATTTTAATATCTGGCATGGCAAACCCTCCATCATTACTCTTCTCTCTTAGGCTGttcttggtgtttttgtttttctgggatAATATGtaagatatatttttaaaggagTAATATATATAAAGGTTGTAATGTaaagaaataccttttttcccgGTATTTATACTGTTTATTATTACCCCCCTTCCTTTTAGGTTATCATATATAAAAATGCACACAGAGAGACTAATTTTATGATTTATGGGCTTGACACTAAATATCAATCACAGGAAACTGTGACTAAGGGGAGTGGAAAGAAAAGGGGGAAATACCTTAAGAGAGAGGAGGAACTACTGTGGGCAATTTcttccaacagaaaaaaaaaaaaactttttgagaACAGCTCACTGCTAAAGAGACAGTTGGAAGAATCCaggaaaaaaacataaaaccCCCAAACTGGATTGGGAGGTTTTAAAGTAGAAATGAAGATGTTAAACCTGATTACTGAGAAAAAAAAGGGTTGGGTGGGAAAGTCAACCATCTCACCTAGAAGTGCAAAAGAGGCACCCACCTCTAAAAACCTCATCAATGTATTAAACTAAAGTCAGAGGAACTTGAGCGCAGAGATTGCCCTGCCGTTACCTTATCGTGTACTTAGTCTTTCATTACACTGAGGTAAACAATTTTCTGTCCCTCCTCTACACATCTAGCCATGTGGGCATAAATGACCTCCTTTGGAGGATGCGTGGCAAGGTGCTGAGAGGGAAGGTAACAGCCTTAAACAGGTCTTTAAAGTGTTCATTCCTGCTGTCTTGAGGCCACTGGCAGAAAATGTCCTCTGTGGtgtataaaaggagccctggtggcacaatggttaatcattcagctgctaactgaaaggttggcagtctgaccCCACCCAAGGACTCTGCAGAAGCAAGATggtaccaaacaacaacaatgtggtaTATCAAGGGCTCAGGAGTACCACTCAAAGGGGGCTACGTGAAAAAAGTCAGGTCTCCACACCGGCTGCCAGCTGTCCCTGGTGCTGGTGGTTTGGCTGAGGTGCTGCTTTGGCAGTCTCTTGTAGAAATCGTCTGGAGGTACCCATCGGGGCGCCTGAGGCTGGGTTCCAGTGGATAGAGGCCATAGGACAGATGTCCTCCTGGATCCTGCCAGATGCTCTGATTGCTGGGCACCCTGCCTGGCAGGCAAAGCAGTTGCTATGACAACTCCCCAGCCCACatcggtgatttttttttttttttatttctcctttctcatttagaaaaccctggtggcgtagtcgttaagtgctacagctgctaaccaaaaggccggcggttcgaatccaccaggcgttcctcggaaaccccatggggcagttctcttctgtcctatggggtcgctatgattcggaatggactggacggcaacgggtttagccccctccccccgccccagttAGTACCGAGGTATTTCAGGGACAGGCGAGCACGGTTCTCGAGACAGAATGTCCTCTGCTTCAGGAAGGGGGGGGCAGGGGCGAGAGGACTGGAATTGTGTGTATGTTATGATTGAATGAACCTTCATCAATGTAAATGCGTATGTGTTTATTTTGAGTTAGAATGTGTGCATTTGGTTGTGTGTCAGTGTATCAGCATGTTCACCGTTTAGCCACCTATCTGCTTTCAGgcttccctctcctctccccttcccccgTGCTGGGAGATTCGCCCCAGCCCTTTTCCAGGAGAAGTGCTGAGTCATGGCTCCAGCTGGGtttccttctcccttcccccaGCTTCATCCTTTCTTTAGGCCACCCCTCACCTCTGCTGGGCTCTCTCAAGAAGCTCTCTGGGACCGCTTCACCACCACCCTCCTCAGCCCCACTCACTTCCCCCAGGTTCACTGCTGAGCACCTCACTGTTTCTCCCCCGCCTTCTCAGAAGATAGTTCTCAGCCCTTCTCCTCGGGCTGGGTACCCCCAGAAGCACGAGTCTGACCAAGTTTGACCCAGGAGGCTAATTCTTCCATGTTTTCATGCTGATCCCCCTCCAGTCCTCACCTCTAATCGGATCAGGGCAGTCTCATGCCTTGGGGCATGCAAGGAAACTGAGATTTAATTTGACACCACTCACGGAGACTTTTCTTATTCTAGGTCTCTAAACTCCAGACCACAGGATCCTGGAGGctagtgtgtgtgtctgtgtgtgtctgtgtgtgtgtgtgcgcgcgcgcgcgaaTACGCGGAGGCCTCCAAGGGGCAGGATATTTTAGAATCTCTGCAGGCTCCCGGGTTTCTTTCCCACTCCCTTTGGGCCCCTCTAACCCAGAAATTCTAACCAGGTAGTTAGTCTTGCTAACTAGCTCCAAATAAAGCGGACTAGGATTGCTTTCCCAGCAAGAGGTGGAGGAGTGAAGAGGAAGCCCCGCCCGCTCAGCTCAGTCTGGTTACTATGGCGACAGCCGCGGAGTGACCCGAGtgctcttcccctccctcctcccaaaCCAAAAGAGATGACGGCACCGCGCTGACTGCGCCAAATTCCAGCCAATGGGCGGTTGTTTCCGCCTCCCTTCCGCCAGCTCCATCCTCCCCCATGCCACTCCCCCACCTTCCCTCCGCCAGCAACTCGATTCACAAATCTGGACTGGGGATTTCTGGCTCCAGGCCGGGTGCAAGGACGCTGGGCCCAGGCGTGGGGAGAGTCGAGTCCTGTCCTCTTAAGAAGGCAAGTGGGAGCTGACATTCCTGGGTTCTCCGGCCAAGTCCTGTGACTCCCGGCCAGAATAAATCCCTCCCCATTTCCAAATTATCCGGAAGACCCGCTTGAGGAAGAGTCCGAAACTCACGCTGCCCCTACAAGCCCCCGCCCAGCCGGAGGGAGACCGTCAGCACCACGGACAGCGACTCCAGGCCTTGTGTCTGCAGGCCCCGGCTGGCTCTCTCCCCGGACCCTCGAGGCCCAGGCGTCCATCAAGGCCGGAGACGCGAGCACCCTGCTCGAGCCAGTCCTCCCTGGCCAATGAAACAGTGAAAGGAGCTCTTAGGCATGTGGCTAAGAAGACAGTGGGAACAGAGCAGGGATCTCAGACTAAATAGCTTGTTTCTCCTCTTCTTCAATCCCAGAGAATGTTTTTCTCCCTGCTGCCTTCCTTCTCCCTGGGGGTACAGGGGCAGGGGATGAGTCTCAAGCAGGGATGGACCTCCCACGACTGTCCCGAGTGGGTGTGTGGCCAAAGCAGCCCAGTCAAGGAGTGTGGGGCTGAAGGTGGTGGCAATCAGGCCCTACCTAAGAGTGATAAGCAGGCTTAGGCCTGACTGGACTTCCGGATATAtggtggggagagggaaggaagagaaaagcAACAATGATGACTAGCTAGTTCTGCCTCAATGGGCCCCACCACAGAAAGGAAACAACTTCTATCCTCATCACTCAGTCCCTAAGCAGCCTGGGCATTAATGAGTGTCTAGGTCAGACAAGATGGAGGTGGAGGGATTTAGCTTTATCATCAAGCCGCAACCTTAGGCGACCTCACTTTACTCTGATAAATGGAAGCCTTGGGGAGGAGTGCGGAAGTAAAGAGTATCAGCTCTCAGAGACTCGACCTTCCTTGCTAGGCCTCTGTCTATTGCTCTCCTgtcccgctccctccctcctggGGCCCAAAGAAAGGCCGGCGCAGAACCATCTGCAGGCGCTTCCAGCGCTTTATAGTTCCCTCTgggacagacggacagacagacagacagtgcGGCCCGCGCCGTCGGCCCGCATCATTGGCACCTTGGACACGGCCCCAGGCCCAACCCAGCCCCTAGTCCCTTTCCGGGAGGATTCCAGTCCGGCCCCCGCTCAGCACCTCGGACAGCTCCCGGtccaaccctcccctccccctccctctgaaacaatcaaataaattaaaaaggggaaaaaacgAAGGATAAATTAGAGAGGCGCCCCTCCCCCAGGGTGAGAAGagttttctttctcctcccaccCTTCCACTgaggcgccgccgccgccgccgcccccgggGTGGCCTTCCAGATTGATTTTGCCCCAAACCTCAGCCTTCTGAAGCCGGTATTCCCGGCATGCAACATGTAGGAAAAGGTGGGAAGAGGAGGTGAGAGCAGGGCGAGGGACCATCCTGGCGGGTGTCTGGGGGCCCAGGCTGCAGCTGCTCGCCGCACCTCAGTCGGTCCAAATTAAGAACTGACGTTCACTTTGTGTGGGGGTGGGTATGTGGActcagtgggggtgggggtgggagaaatggaggatgacactggtggaggaaggaaggaagacaggagaggagATGGTGACACATGATAGGAGAGGAGGAAAAGCGAACAAGAGGGGCAGATGCCGAGACAGGTGCAGGAGGAGAAACGGGGGCAATAGGAGACAGGCAGGCAGAGAGCAAGAGCTAGAAACATACACACCCCAGTGACAGAACATGGAAAGGCAGAGGGGAGATGGGGAGGCAGACAGGAGCAGTGATAAAGGTGCAGGATGGAGGtgagaaaatgggcaaaaccaagGCGAGATGGACCAACAGACACGCACAGCAGGGAAGGGGGCTCCAGGTAGAACTGGGGAGACGGGGCGCATGCAGAAAGGGTGAGGCTGGGGGTCCCCTTCCTGCGCTCATCTCCCCTTCTTCCCAGCAAATCCAGACGCGGCAGTCTGGCGTTTGGGCCTCCAGCTTCCCCTGCGGGTCAGGGGCGGCTCCTTCTCGGCCTGGCGGCGCGGAGCAGCGGTATCAGCGGCggtggcagcggcggcggcgtGATGGTCCCCGGGGCTCCGAGTGTGTGTCGGGGGCTGAGGCGGGGGGCGGGCGCGGCCCTGGGCGTCCCTAGCGGTCCAGGTTCATAGTCCAGTGCTTAGCTCCCGCCGCGCAGCTGTCCCTGGCGGCCGAGGCGGCGGCGGGGGCGGCCCCGCTCGGGAGACCTCCGGCGCCGCCGGCGGCGGCCTCGCCCTCGTTCTTGAGGTCTTGGAAGACCTGCGTGAAGAAATGGGGGTCGGCATTGAGCCGCAGCATCTGTGGGCTGAGCCGCTGGATGAGGCGCAGGCAGCGCTGCCAGAAACGCTCCTTGTCGGGCTCCACAAGGAAGGGCTTCAGCGGGTAGGAGATCTCGTTGCCCATGTAGGAGTAGGCGAGGTAGAGGCAGGTGAGGAAGGCTGCCTGCAGCTCGGCGGCCGACGCCAGCTCGTCCCCGCGCAGCGACTCGCGGCACAGCAGGTACACGAACACCAGGTTGGCGGGTGTAATGAAGGCCTGGTCTTGCCAGCCTTGCAGTAGCAGCGAGCGGTCCACGCCGCGGAACCAGCCCACCAGCTCGCCCGGGCTCAGCTCCTTGAGGCGGTAGCAGCGCCGGCACACGAAGTCGCCCAGACAGCGCAGCAGCTCGCCGGTGGACGCCTGGACGATGACCCGCCGCGGCGAGCCACCTGGCACCGGAGGCGCGGCCTGCGGGGCAGGGGGCGGCGGCGGGGGTGGTGGCTTTCCCTCGCCGGAGCCCGGCGGCGCGGCGGCCGCGCTGCCCGCTGACGACGGCTCGCAGACAGCGGCGGCGGCTGCCGGCACGGTGGGCACGGGCACCGCCAGTGGCTTGGCGGCGCCGCCGTCGGAGGGGTCCCGGCCCTTGCGGAGGAGGTTCTCGCGGTTGCGCTGCTGGACCAGGGGGTCGGGGCCGGTGGACGCCGGCTTGGGCGTCACCTTCTTGCTGCCTTTCTTCTTCTTGGCGGACGCGGCCACCAGGCGCTTCCAGGTGAGC includes:
- the CDK5R2 gene encoding cyclin-dependent kinase 5 activator 2, producing MGTVLSLSPASSAKGRRHGGLPEEKKKAPPAGDEALGGYGAPPAGKSGKGESRLKRPSVLISALTWKRLVAASAKKKKGSKKVTPKPASTGPDPLVQQRNRENLLRKGRDPSDGGAAKPLAVPVPTVPAAAAAVCEPSSAGSAAAAPPGSGEGKPPPPPPPPAPQAAPPVPGGSPRRVIVQASTGELLRCLGDFVCRRCYRLKELSPGELVGWFRGVDRSLLLQGWQDQAFITPANLVFVYLLCRESLRGDELASAAELQAAFLTCLYLAYSYMGNEISYPLKPFLVEPDKERFWQRCLRLIQRLSPQMLRLNADPHFFTQVFQDLKNEGEAAAGGAGGLPSGAAPAAASAARDSCAAGAKHWTMNLDR